Proteins found in one Venturia canescens isolate UGA chromosome 8, ASM1945775v1, whole genome shotgun sequence genomic segment:
- the FoxK gene encoding forkhead box protein K1 produces the protein MSTYSRTQESDAWALLALKSAPASPTKMQWNSESKGAPIARLEGREFEYMVRQRRIIIGRNSSKGEVDVNMGLSSFISRRHLEIFYDHPYFFMTCNGKNGVFVDGVFQRKGAPAFQLPKTCTFRFPSTNIRLVFQSLVDEQEQPSNVRIASPPKQRAPLPPLRINIPDTGYSSPFPSPTGTISAANSCPASPRAGQSRRNISADLQMVAAYAAAVAHDPQNSNMERSESGQSSSSQMSPEPGIEPRYRGNAGGGTGGPNGTAAHYSPPKDDSKPPYSYAQLIVQAIASAQDKQLTLSGIYSYITKNYPYYRTADKGWQNSIRHNLSLNRYFIKVPRSQEEPGKGSFWRIDPQSEAKLIEQAFRRRRQRGVPCFRAPFGLSSRSAPASPSHVGISGLMTPECLSREGSPGPESYVDSSVSSPAGQLSSQSAPGSPGHPYAPPPPPPTHKGRLMQQITVVTNGVSGDATREEKYLVPGNVVEEHSLSPAGQYSPAPVIVQTTYNYSGSFVGPDAGVGVNKRAHEEPDSSPGSPAPLAIVESPEPPEHQQQQKRQRVHDADDH, from the exons ATGTCCACGTATTCGAGAACACAGGAGAGTGACGCCTGGGCACTTCTTGCCCTCAAATCTGCACCGGCTAGCCCTACAAAGATGCAATGGAATTCTGAATCAAAAGGTGCACCTATCGCTAGACTAGAAGGACGGGAATTCGAATATATGGTCAGACAGAGACGAATCATTATTGGTCGCAACAGCAGCAAAGGTGAAGTCGACGTCAACATGGGACTTTCCAGTTTCATCTCTCGCAGacatctcgaaattttttatgatcatccctatttcttcatgaCCTGCAATGGCAAAAATGGCGTTTTTGTCGATGGTGTCTTTCAAAGAAAAGGCGCACCAGCTTTTCAGCTACCCAAAAC GTGCACATTCAGATTTCCGAGTACGAATATAAGGCTGGTGTTTCAATCTTTGGTGGACGAGCAAGAGCAACCGAGTAACGTAAGGATTGCGTCGCCACCGAAGCAGAGAGCACCGTTGCCGCCGTTGAGAATAAACATACCGGACACGGGTTACAGCAGCCCATTCCCATCGCCAACAGGGACGATAAGTGCGGCGAATTCGTGTCCGGCGAGTCCACGAGCAGGACAAAGCCGACGAAACATATCGGCAGACTTGCAAATGGTTGCGGCGTATGCCGCAGCCGTAGCTCACGATCCGCAAAATTCAAATATGGAGAGAAGCGAAAGTGGACAAAGTTCGAGTTCACAGATGAGTCCGGAGCCGGGAATAGAGCCGCGTTATCGTGGCAACGCGGGCGGTGGGACAGGCGGGCCAAACGGCACAGCCGCACATTATAGTCCACCAAAAGATGACTCGAAACCGCCGTACTCTTATGCTCAGCTGATCGTTCAAGCAATCGCATCAGCCCAGGACAAACAGCTCACACTTTCCGGAATTTATTCCTacataacaaaaaattatccgTACTACAGAACCGCCGACAAGGGTTGGCAAAATTCCATAAGACACAATCTCTCCTTAAatcgttattttataaaagtaCCAAGGAGCCAAGAGGAACCGGGCAAAGGATCATTCTGGAGGATAGATCCACAATCGGAAGCTAAATTAATCGAGCAAGCTTTTCGAAGGAGAAGACAGCGCGGTGTTCCCTGCTTCCGTGCTCCTTTTGGATTATCTTCGAG GAGCGCTCCTGCGTCACCATCCCACGTGGGTATAAGCGGTTTGATGACGCCCGAGTGCCTCAGCAGAGAAGGCTCTCCTGGACCTGAATCTTACGTCGATAGTTCAGTATCATCGCCAGCTGGACAATTGTCGAGTCAATCAGCACCGGGTTCCCCGGGTCATCCTTACGCTCCACCGCCTCCACCACCCACGCATAAGGGACGTCTGATGCAACAGATTACGGTGGTAACTAACGGCGTGAGTGGTGATGCGACGAGAGAAG agaaaTATTTGGTGCCTGGGAACGTGGTAGAGGAACATTCGTTATCCCCGGCTGGACAATACAGTCCAGCTCCTGTTATTGTACAAACAACTTATAATTACAG TGGAAGCTTCGTTGGCCCTGACGCTGGCGTCGGGGTGAACAAACGGGCTCACGAGGAGCCCGATAGTTCGCCAGGTTCACCGGCGCCTCTGGCGATCGTCGAGAGTCCTGAACCGCCGGAACATCAGCAGCAACAGAAGCGTCAACGTGTTCACGATGCTGACGATCACTGA
- the LOC122414455 gene encoding dynein axonemal heavy chain 3-like — MQLLSGVLLTQTQITGVSGVSDMDTLVENIASDILSKMPEQFNMEEVAVKYPVLYANSMNTVLRQELIRYNRLTNVIKKSLKDVKKAIKGQVTMSSSLEEVFLSMSIGKVPIEWDKKSYPSLKPLASYINDLLGRIEFFNDWIANDAPIVFWISGFFFTQSFLTGVLQNYARSLKIPIDHLDFEFEVKDTSIEQESPSLGVFTKGLFLEGARWDKKNRQLTESKAKIMFDPLPIVWLKPGIKSQFVISSTYQCPVYKTSARRGVLATTGHSSNFVMYILLPTSVDPSHWINRGVASLCQLDD; from the coding sequence ATGCAATTGTTGTCAGGTGTGCTGTTAACACAGACGCAAATAACAGGAGTTTCAGGGGTATCCGACATGGACACATTAGTGGAAAACATTGCATCGGACATACTGTCAAAAATGCCGGAGCAATTTAACATGGAAGAGGTAGCAGTAAAGTATCCGGTGCTGTATGCGAACAGTATGAACACAGTTTTGCGTCAAGAACTCATAAGATACAATCGTCTTACgaacgtgataaaaaaatctctaaaagATGTGAAAAAAGCGATAAAAGGTCAAGTGACGATGTCGTCGTCCCTGGAAGAGGTTTTTCTGAGCATGAGCATTGGAAAAGTTCCAATTGAATGGGACAAAAAATCTTATCCTTCATTGAAGCCACTCGCGAGTTACATCAACGATTTGCTCGGAaggatagaattttttaatgattggATCGCGAATGATGCTCCCATTGTATTTTGGATATCTGGCTTCTTTTTCACTCAATCTTTTCTGACCGGTGTACTGCAGAATTATGCTCGTTCTTTGAAAATACCAATTGATCACTTGGACTTCGAATTTGAGGTTAAAGACACCTCAATCGAGCAAGAATCGCCATCTCTTGGAGTTTTCACCAAAGGATTGTTTCTCGAAGGTGCTCGATGGGACAAGAAGAACCGACAACTCACCGAATCTAAAGCTAAAATAATGTTCGATCCATTGCCGATTGTCTGGCTCAAGCCCGGCATAAAAAGCCAATTCGTTATATCATCGACCTATCAATGTCCTGTTTACAAAACTAGCGCTAGAAGAGGAGTTCTCGCTACTACGGGACATTCCTCCAATTTTGTCATGTACATATTATTACCGACTTCTGTCGATCCCTCACACTGGATTAATCGTGGTGTTGCTAGTCTCTGCCAACTCGACGATTGA